The sequence AGCACTCCTTAATCCTTCAGTTCCTATGTTTTACAAAGCCAGTTTGTAAATTTCTACAACATCTTCGCGCTCAAGCTTGCGGAAATTACCGAACGGTCCGAAACGAACCGCTTTGTCGGCCATATTCCCAATCTCGCTATCATCAATATCGTAATCCCCTAAGACCTTGGGCGCACCAATGGAGTCCCAGAAACTGCGCAGAGCTTCAATGCCTTCAAGGCCGATCGCTTCATCAGTTTTGCCGGCAGAATCAATACCGAACACATTTACCGCAAGCTGGCGGAAACGGGCTGGGTTCGTGCTGATGTTATATTTCATCCACTGCGGGAACAGGATAGCCAAACCTCCACCATGCGGAATATCGTATACGGCCGATACTGCATGCTCAATATTGTGGGTAGCCCAATCTCCGGCAAAACCCATACTGACCATGCCATTAAGCGCCATCGTACCACAATACATGATTGTCTCGCGCAATTCGTAATTATTCAGATCTTCGATCAGCTTTGGCGCAGTCTCGATAACCGTGCGCAGCAATGTCTCACAGAAACCGTCCTGTACCGTAGTATTGCCATCGGTATGGAAGTAATGCTCCAGAACATGCGACATGATATCCACCATTCCATAGACAGTCTGATCACGTGGCAACGAGAAGGTATTCTCGGGATCTAGGATAGAGAATGCCGGGAACGCATGAACGCTTCCCCAGCCCATTTTTTCCTGAGTCACTTCATTCGTAATTACAGAGCCATTGTTCATTTCAGAGCCGGTAGCCGCCATTGTCAGCACAGTACCCAGTGGCAGCGCACCCTGTGGAGCCGCCTTGCGCTCTACAAAGTCCCACATG comes from Paenibacillus sp. 19GGS1-52 and encodes:
- a CDS encoding iron-containing alcohol dehydrogenase is translated as MRKFEFYNPTKLIFGQGTLEALKIEVPKFGKNVLLMYGGGSIKRSGLYDKVMAQLNAIGAVVTELAGVEPNPRLSTVHTGVELCHEHNIDLILAVGGGSVLDCAKAVAVGAKYDGDMWDFVERKAAPQGALPLGTVLTMAATGSEMNNGSVITNEVTQEKMGWGSVHAFPAFSILDPENTFSLPRDQTVYGMVDIMSHVLEHYFHTDGNTTVQDGFCETLLRTVIETAPKLIEDLNNYELRETIMYCGTMALNGMVSMGFAGDWATHNIEHAVSAVYDIPHGGGLAILFPQWMKYNISTNPARFRQLAVNVFGIDSAGKTDEAIGLEGIEALRSFWDSIGAPKVLGDYDIDDSEIGNMADKAVRFGPFGNFRKLEREDVVEIYKLAL